Genomic segment of Edaphobacter bradus:
CAACCGCAGCAAAGCTCCCAGCTCCAGCCGCGCCGCCACCGCGCCCAGATGCCGCCGGCTCACCAGCGAAGCCCGCAGCCGGGTCAGCTCGCCCTCGCGCGACTCCGGAAACCTCCGGAACAGCGACTCCGCCACCACGAGCCCGAGCACCGCATCGCCCACAAACTCAAGCTGCTCATTGTCCGCCGCCGGATTCTGCAGCTCCTCGGCATTCGTCTCATAGGCCAGCGAGCGGTGGGTTAGCGCCCACGTCAGCAGTTCAGGCCGCTGAAACCTGTGGCCGAAGAGGCTTTCGATCGCCTTCTGCGGCTGCGATCCTTCGGACTTTCTGCGGCGCGTTGTCATGTGGCCCCCTGCGCTCTAAATTTCCAGCCGTCCGGCTGATCGCTCTGCCATCGCCTCAGTGCTGCGAAGGCGGACGGTACGCATCCTTCTCCGCCTTCCCGCTCGGGTCCAGCGGAGCATTGTCATCCTGCTCCTGGTGCTGTACATTCGGGGCCGCAAACGGCTGCTTCAGCCCCTGCTCAGCGGCGGCCTTGGTATCCGGACGGCTATCACGCACCGTCAGGGCCGCACGGTACTCTTCGACCGCCTTCTCCCTCTCCGACTGAACGTCATACAACCGGCCAAGATAAATATGCGACCAGGCCAGTGTCCGCGGGTCCTTCGACAGCTTCAGCGTAGCTTCGAAGTTAACCTGCGCCTCCTCCGGCTGCCGCTGCATCAGGTTTGCCCGCGCAATCACGTAGTGGGCCTCGGCATGGTCCGCCGCAGGATCGCTGAGCGCCGTCCTTGCGAGCGACGTCGCGCCATCCAGATCACCCTTCATCAGCTTCATCTCGGCAAGGTCCAGCCCCGAGAGCTGTCGCGGCCCACGGCGCACAAGATCGTGCGTCCCCTGCGGCAGAAATGCGACCTGCTCGGCGTCATGTCGCTGGCGGTCCACGTCCATTCCGTAGACCATCTCGCCGATGTCGTCCTTCAGGCTGACGCCGTCCCGCTCCATCTGGCCGAGCTTGGCGTAGAAGTAGTCCACCAGCACCCAGCCCTGGCGCTTCGACAGGTCGACGCTCTTCCTGCGCACCGCCTCTGCCTGCCGGTTGTACTCGGTCATCTCGGCGTCGTAGCGCTCCAGGTCCGCTCGCTGCTTCACTTGAGTCGGCCGCTTCGGTCTGGCGATGCCGACGTCCATCGTCTGCGCCTCGACCGCCTTGATCAGGCACTCCGTCAGGAACGCCGCGATGTCCGACTTGTAGGTGAAGTCCAGCGGAGCATCCTGCACTGCCTTCAGCAGCGGCAGCAGCCGGTCCATCGCCGAGGCCCGCGCATAGATAAGCGGCTCGACTTCGTAGTGCAGATACGTATGGCGGATGTCGTCCATGTGCACCGCCGTCGCAGGGTTTGCGTCCTCCGGGACGGCTGCCGGCGACCCCACCACGATGTAATCGTTTCCGTAGATGCGCGCGTTCGTCGCCGAGGGAGCCAGCATTGGCTCCATCAGCACGAGAAAGCGGCGGCCATCATAGCTGCTGACCGGAAGCCGCAGATAGACGTTTGTGGCGAGGATCATCTTCGTCAGCGAATCATGCACCTTGCCGACGGCGGCCTCGTACTCCGGCCGATGTTCCACCCACAGGGCATGCAGGTGGACATCCTCGCCGAACGTTCGCAGCAGCGGAAGAATGTTGACCACCTGCGTCGAGTCCGGCGGGAGTTCCGTCTCCTCGACCGTCGGGGTCAACTGCGGCGGCGGATTCAGGTACAGCGCCAGCGAGATGTACTGCCCCAGGTTCAGCCCGCTATCGGTCATATTATGCAGGCGAATGTAGTTGCACAGCGCATCCCGGTGGTCGCGAGCGTCCGCCGAAGCTGTCAACGCCGTGTTGACCTCTTCGCGGATCTCGAGCCGCACGGGAATGGAGTGCTCAAGGTCGGCGTCGTAACCGCAGGCGTTGAGCGCCACCGCCAGATCGAACAGCGGCTCGTTGGTCTCCAGCGTCACCGCCGAGCCGCCGGCCTCCGGCTGCGCAATCCGCGGAGCTATCTTCGGGCGCTCCGTCGTCTCCTCGGAGGGCTGAGAGCTGCTGCTGCTTGATGACTGAGGCTGGGATCCGGACTGCGCCAGCGAACTCAGGCCGGCGCTCGCAAACAGAGCGGCAGACAGAAAGACCGTACAGGTCTGTGGGACTAGACGCGAGGGGATGAGACGCGAGGCTCGGTTGGAGAAAGAAAACACGATATGGATTCGACGCTCCCTTGGAGTTTAGGGGAGCAGTGGAAGACCATGCAACCCGCCCGCTATCCGCGAACCGAGATTCCCGAGTATGTCACCACTACCATGCTGCGCACCGGAGCGCCAAAGACCCGTGCGGGCTCAAAGACGCTCAAGAGCAGCTGGCCGGCCACCTGGGAGCGAACCGCCTCATTCGCCTGCCCCGAGACGATGTGGTAGTCGTACACGCGGCCCTGTGCGTTCACGTACGCCTCGACGACAATCGCCGAATCGCTGTTTCCCTCGATGGCTCTGGGCGTGTCCGCCGAATACAGATAATGCGGCGAGGTCATCGCGCCCAGCGGCTCGTCGTTGGCCATCACCGTCTGTGGCGCGGCCACCATCCCCAGCAGCATCATAATGCTGCCCACCAGCGCAACCGACCCCGCAAAGCCAGCCGATACCTGCACCAGCAACGGGCGGATCGCGTTCTCCCACTTCACGCTGACCGAGTCCATCCAGCGAGCCTTGGCCGCAGCCTGCTCATGCGAGATCGCCAGCCGGAGCTTCATTCCCAGATCGGCAGGCGCCTTCGCCGGACCAAGCGACGCCAGCGTCAGCTGCATCGACCGCAGGCCGTCAAACTCCTCCTGGCACGCTGGGCACTCCTCAAGATGCCGGGCAATCTTCTGCATCTCCTGGCCGCTCACAGCGCAGTCGAGGTAGGACGAAAACGAAGTTCGGATTTGCGCGCAGTGTGGGGAAGTCATTGCGTCGCCGTCTCCCTGGATGTATTGGCGTGCATCAGGGGAGTCGAGCCTCTTTCCTGATCCACGAGCAGTGCCCGCAGCGCCGAACGCCC
This window contains:
- a CDS encoding anti-sigma factor family protein, whose amino-acid sequence is MTSPHCAQIRTSFSSYLDCAVSGQEMQKIARHLEECPACQEEFDGLRSMQLTLASLGPAKAPADLGMKLRLAISHEQAAAKARWMDSVSVKWENAIRPLLVQVSAGFAGSVALVGSIMMLLGMVAAPQTVMANDEPLGAMTSPHYLYSADTPRAIEGNSDSAIVVEAYVNAQGRVYDYHIVSGQANEAVRSQVAGQLLLSVFEPARVFGAPVRSMVVVTYSGISVRG